A genomic stretch from Microtus pennsylvanicus isolate mMicPen1 chromosome 11, mMicPen1.hap1, whole genome shotgun sequence includes:
- the Nsrp1 gene encoding nuclear speckle splicing regulatory protein 1 isoform X2: MAIPGRQYGLLLPKKTQPLHRVLQKPSVFGNDSDDDETSVSESLQREAAKKQAMKQTKLEIQKALAEDSTVYEYDSIYDEMQKKKEESNPKLLLGKDRKPKYIHNLLKAVEIRKKEQEKRMEKKIQREREMEKGEFDDKEAFVTSAYKKKLEERAEEEEREKKAAALEARLDVTKQKDLSGFYRHLLNQAVGEEAVPKSSFREARTGIKEEKPRGYSDEINSEERPQQNCALQTSEEEANPDADSDFDTKSSDDDERGGSKVNYRREEDTEASKKHPKHHKNHTHSRSSSEERGHGTKYHSRSPKSRGHHQDRQAREQESRHTDHGHRKEKSSHRHREADHKDDYCKRHEHEDKLRRREQREREDREWKRETHSSRELERDRHRHDQDRYSEKGRKERYESNGRHREMEKQERSRDRRESSPRSRPKDEFLEQEKSSRIRNVEKDKGDQEKPSRSETSPTTKHRLAEERQEKGSEPERPPEALSKFAKRSSEETVLSARDRYLARQMARINAKTYIEKEDD; encoded by the exons ACCTCCGTGAGTGAAAGCCTTCAGAGGGAAGCTGCTAAGAAGCAGGCCATGAAACAG ACCAAACTGGAGATTCAGAAAGCTCTTGCAGAAGATTCCACTGTGTATGAGTATGACAGCATTTATGatgaaatgcagaaaaaaaaggaagaaagtaatcccaaattgcttttggggAAAGATCGAAAG CCCAAATACATTCACAATTTGCTAAAAGCAGTGGAGATCAGAAAAAAGGAACaggaaaaaagaatggaaaagaaaatacagagagagcGAGAGATGGAAAAGGGAGAATTTGATGATAAAGAGGCATTCGTGACATctgcttataaaaaaaaacttgaagagagagctgaggaggaggagagagagaagaaggctgCTGCCCTggaag CACGACTGGATGTGACCAAGCAGAAAGATCTCAGTGGATTTTATAGGCACCTGCTAAATCAAGCAGTTGGTGAAGAGGCAGTTCCTAAGTCCAGCTTCCGTGAAGCCAG gacTGGAATAAAAGAAGAGAAGCCCAGGGGTTACTCTGATGAAATAAATTCAGAGGAGAGACCACAGCAGAACTGTGCTCTTCAAACTAGTGAAGAGGAGGCAAACCCAGATGCTGACAGCGATTTTGACACTAAGAGCAGTGATGACGATGAAAGGGGAGGAAGTAAAGTAAACTACAGACGGGAAGAAGACACAGAAGCCTCCAAGAAACACCCCAAGCATCACAAGAATCATACCCACTCACGATCATCTAGTGAAGAGAGAGGGCATGGTACCAAGTACCACTCCAGAAGCCCCAAGTCAAGAGGTCATCACCAGGACAGGCAGGCCAGAGAGCAGGAGAGCCGGCACACGGACCACGGCCACCGCAAAGAAAAGAGTTCCCACAGGCACAGAGAAGCCGATCACAAAGATGACTACTGCAAGAGGCATGAGCACGAAGATAAACTGAGGAGACGAGAACAgcgagagagagaggacagagagtggAAAAGGGAGACACACTCCTCTAGAGaactagagagagacagacaccgTCACGACCAGGACCGATAcagtgagaaaggaagaaaggagagatatGAGAGCAACGGTAGgcacagagagatggaaaaaCAGGAACGAAGTCGAGACAGAAGGGAAAGCAGTCCAAGGTCTAGACCAAAGGACGAATTTCTTGAGCAGGAAAAATCCAGCAGAATAAGAAATGTGGAAAAGGACAAAGGGGATCAAGAGAAGCCCTCTCGTTCTGAAACCTCACCAACAACAAAGCACAGACtggcagaggagaggcaggagaagggcAGTGAGCCGGAGAGGCCGCCTGAGGCCCTGAGCAAGTTTGCAAAGCGGAGCAGTGAGGAGACTGTGCTGTCAGCTAGAGACAGGTACTTGGCCAGGCAGATGGCGCGGATTAATGCAAAGACTTACATTGAGAAAGAAGATGACTAA